The Streptomyces sp. NBC_00459 DNA segment CGATTCCGGCAGCCTACGGAGGACATGACGACATGAGTAAAGAAACCAAGAACAGCTTCGGCGGCGGCGACCCGTGGGGGTACATCCAGCCGTGGGACGAGGAGCGTTTCGGCCCGGAGGTCCACGACGTCGAGCAGCGGGTGAAGTGGGAAATGGCCATGGCCATCGCCGGTGGCCTGCCGTACATCTGGCAGGAGCTGGCCCGGCCGATCTCCGAGATCGTCTACGGTCTCCTCGAACTCCGTGCCGGAGACCGGGTTCTGCTCATCGGTGAGGGCATCGCGCCCGCCGGGTGGGTCGAGGACATGCGGGCCCTGGTGGGACCGGAGGGCGTCATCGACACCGTGGAGATCATCAAGGACGGACGAAACGCCGTCCTGGGCAAGATTCCCGGCCGGAACGGCCAGGTCGGCTGCTGGCGCTGGTCGTACACGGACTCGGTGGACGACGAAGCATACGACTGTGTCGCTGTGTTGCAGGCGACACAGCACTGTGACGACTGGGCCGAGACGGCCGCGGACCTGCTGCGGGTGATGAAGCCCGGCCGGCGCATCGTGCTGGCCGAAGCGGTCTTGAAGGGAGCGACGTTCTACTCCCGTATCGACTCCGACGTCCACCTTCGGCAGTGGTTCGACAAACTCTTCGGGCACGTCCCCGCGGACGACATCCCGTACTACTCCGGAGAGCAGATCCGCGAGGCGTTCGGGGACAAGGTCGACAGCCCTCAGCTGATGGAGTGGAAGGGCATCGAAATGTACTGGGGCCGAAAGAGGTGAGCACTGCCGTGCGCTTCGGGCAACAGGCCGCGGCGCACGTTCCCCCTCACCCGGGTCGATCCACTCATTCACCCAAGGACAAGGAGGTCCCCGTGAGTGTTGTTGAAGACGTCATGGTCCTGGGCTCCGACCATCCGTTGCGCAGTGTCGTCCGCGACGAGCACCTGCTTCTCTCGCCGCCGCATCCCCCGAAGGTGCCCGTCAAGCTGTGGGCGGAGCACCCGCCGCTGACCGTGGTGCACTACCCGCAGCAGTACGAGCCAGAGGCATTCGCCCGGCCGCGCGATGTCTACGAGAACGACGAGATCCGTGTCGAGTGGCAGAAACTCGACGGTCGGCAGCCCTTCTACCACCGCAACTGCGACGTCGACGAGATCTCCTACCAGATCGGCGGCGAGCGGACGCTGATGTCCGAGCTCGGTGTGATCGAGTTCGGGCCAGGTGAGTTCTCCCGTATCCCGCGCGGCGTTGCCCACGACAACTACGGCCGTGAGGACAGCCACCTGCTCTTCTACATTCCCGCGCCGGTGACCGAGCTGGCGTCGGCTCAGCGGGAGTCCGGGGCCGTGTTCCCGCCCTTTCCCGGCTGGCAGCCTGGCGAGGCAAACGAGGCGATCACTCAGTGCATGGCCGCGGCCGGCCACGACGTCACCGTCTTCGGGGTCGACGAACAGTTCCTGCTCGAGCAGGTGCACCACGAGGACCGGCGGATGGCGGTGCTGCGGGCCGATCCCGGTCAGGACGTCAGCTGGCTGTACACGACCGATCGCATCCGCCTCGGCATGGTCACCACCACCCCTGGCGGACAGCGCCGCTACCGGCGCACTCTCGACGCCGACGAGATCCAGTACCAGGCCCATGGCCACCGCACGCTGATCACCCAGCGGGGCGTCGTCGACCTCGAGCCGGGCGACTTCGTGCGCATCCCGCTCGGCATCTCCCACGCCAGCGTGGTGAGCGAGCCCGGTGACTACGTCAGTCTCCTCTCGCACCAGGAACTGCACCAGGTCGCCGAGACCGCGCGGACGGCGAACGCCTACACCCCCGAACAACTTCCGAGCCTCACCGTGGAGGTCCACTGATGGCCACGATGCTTGCCCTGCGCGCGCACCAGGGTGCCGAAGCACTCGCCCTGGACGAGATACCCGTCCCCGAGCCAGGTCCGCTCGACGTGGTCGTGAAGGTCGCCTCCGCCGGCCTGGCGCCGGGCATCATGCGCCTGCTCCATATGGGGGCGCTCAAGCATCTGCCCACCACCCTCGGCCACGAGGCCGCCGGCGTCGTCTCCGCCATCGGCCGCGATGTCACGGGCCGCGCGGTCGGCGACCGAGTACGGGTGCACCCCCTGCTGAACTGCCGTGAGTGCGACTACTGCCGTACCGACCGGGACATGATGTGCGATCAGCAGGCCATGCTCGGCCACGCCGCCTTCGGCGATGCCCGGATGCCCATGTACGAGCAGTACCACGATGGTGGACTAGCGGAGTACGTCCGCGTCCCGCACTGGCTGATCGATTTTCTGCCGGACACCGTCAGCTTCGACGTCGCGGCCAAGGTCCAGGATCTCGCCAACGCCGTACGTGCGCTCAAGTGCGCCGACCTTCCGGAACGGGCCACTCTCGTGGTCACCGCCGCGACCGGCACCATGGGAACCGCGACGGTCAAACTCGCGGAGCACTTCGGAGTCGCCCGTCTGATCCTCGTCGGCCGCGACGCCGAGCGTCTCCACCGCGTCGCCGGGCTTGCCGGCGGCATACCGGCCGGAGTCGTCGCACTCGACGAACTCCCCGAGAACTGGTCGACCGACGGCACTCTCACCCGCCGACTGCGCCGGCTGGCACCCGAGGGAGCTGATGCCGTCATCGACTTCATCCCGGAGGGTCCCGCCCTCGGCCAGACCATGGCCGGCATGGCGACCGGCGGGACACTCGTGCACATGGGCGGCAACTCCACCCCGCTGCCCCTGCCCCCCATCGCCCTGATGATGCATTGCTGGCGCTTCGTCACCACGCGCGCGTGCACCCGCCAGGACACGACGGATGTCCTGCGTCTGCTCGGGACGGGCACCCTCACCGTTGACGAGCTCATCACCCATCGGTTCCCGCTCACCGAAGCGATCAAGGCCATGGACGCCATACAGCAACGTGCCGACGACCCCATGTGGATGACCGTGATCAACCCCTGACCCGGCACGCGAGCGGGTCACGCCTGCGCGGAGTCACCGCTGGAGGCCTCGCTGCGGGTTCCAGTCCGGGTCCGGGGCCGGCTCGGAGTCCTGCAGCTTCGGCGTCGACACCGGCTGTTGCCGCTGAAGCGCACTCCTGCCGGCTCTGGTCAAGGCCTCGGGGAGCTGACGGGCCGTAGGCCGTGGAGGACGGTGTCGACGATCTGTTCGGGCAGCCCGTCCGGGAGATCGGGGTCGCGGTGCGTGAACGAGCGGATGAGCAGGGGGCCGACGAACATGTCGATGACCGTTTCCAGGTCGACGTCCGTACGGAGCTCCCCGGTCAGCTGGCCCCGGCGCAGAACCTGCAGTCCGAGGTCCCGCCGGGGAATGATCACACTGGAGTGATAGGCGGCCCAGATCTTCGGGCTGCTTCTCATCTGGGCGTGCGCGTTGAGCAGGATCGCCGACGAGCGGCTGAGCAGACCGCGTTGGCGCAGCGACTCCAGCAGAACGACCAGGTCGTCCCGCATCGACGTACCGGGGAGTGTGCGCTCGGCCGGCTCGGCGGCGCGCATGACGTCGACGAAGAGGTCCTCCTTGCCGCTCCAGCGGCGGTATATGGCCGCCTTGCTGACGCCGGCAGAGCGAGCGATGCGGTCGACGGAGACATCGGCCAGCGCAACACCGTTCTCCAGGAGCCTCATCACCCCGTCCAGAATGGCCTGTTGCACGGCCTCGCTGCGGGGGCGGCCCCGAGTGGGTTCGTACGCCGACGGACGGGTCTTGGCACGGCTCATGGCGTTTCGTCCTTTCACGCGCGATGCGCCGACGGCCATCCCTCGGTCCAGGTCTGTGCCGTGTTCAGGGCGGCGGTGGGTGTTGGCACACCATTGCGCGACCGAGAGGTCGTGGTCGAGCCGCCCGGGAACCGCTGCTGCGAATCTCCGTCCGCAGGGCATCCGCCGATAGCCAGGGCCGGTTAGTCCGACGATCGACCGGCGAGGGCGTCGGGATTCAGTTCCTCGACCAAACGGTAGAGCAGACGGTGAATGGTGTCCTTGTCGTCCGAAGAGAGCGGCGAGGTCGTCTCCCCTTCGACGCGGCGGGCGATCGACGCGGCACGAGCGGCAGTCGTGTGTCCTTCGGCGGTCGCGAACAGGCGCATGCTGCGGCGGCTGGTCGGATGCGGCTCACGTCGCAGCAGGCCTCGCTCGACGAGCCCGTTCACCGCTGCCCCCATGGACTGGGCCGTGATGCTGGAGCGGCGCGCGATCTCCGCGGCGGACACCCCTGGCGTCCACAGGACTTGCTGCAGAGCGTTGTGCTGCGCCAACGTGAGGTCCTCCGCGCGCAGCGCCCGCTCCAGCCGTCCGGCGATGAGCTGCGAGAACTGCCAGGCCAGATATCCGGTGGTGGTGGGGAACGCCGCGTCGGTCACGGCCGCAGTCTACGAGAGTGCGGCGTGCCGCTTGCGAGCGTGTCACCGGTCGGCGGAGCTGCGCCGTTGTGTCATGAACCGTGGGCCTGGGCCGCCTTCCGGCCTGGATGTGGCGTGCGCGAACGGCCCTTGACCGGGGGCGGGTCAGCCGACGGCTGCGCCGCGTGACCCGCGGACATCCCGCCAGAAGAGCGTCGCGGCGGCGACCAGGATCCACGTCACCAGGACGGCGATGCCGGCGGTGAGACCGTCGTTGTTGAAGTGGGACAAGCCCTGGACGGCTCGTACGCCGACTCCCACCGGGAGGATCTCCGAGAACGGGTGGAGCCAGTCCGGCAGGTAGGCGGTGGGCAGAGTGCCGCCGCTCGTGCTGTTGCCGAAGGTGAACAGCACCACGGCGGCCAGCGACATCCCGGCCCTGCCGAAGACGCGCATGAACGCCATGGTCGCGCTCGCGACGGCTGCGGCCATCAGCGCGATGACCCCCGCTATGCCCAGGAAGGGTCCCGGCAGCGCCGAGAAGCCCAGGCTTCCGGCTATCACGGCCACCAGAATGCCGCCGAGGACGCTGAAGGAGGCCAGGCTGGCCAGCCTCCACCGGTATTCCAGTCGGGGAGCCATCTGGTAGGTCATCATGCCGAACAGGAACCCGGCCAGTACGACGCCGAACCCGGCGTAGAACACCGACATACCGCGGGTGTCGCCCGCCGAAGCCGGCACGACGTCCTGCACGCTCATCTGCTCGCCGTTCGCCTTGGCGACACCGGAGAAGGCGCCGGTGACCGTCGAGGTCACGGAGGGACCGTTGGCCCCGGCATAGAGCAATTCGGCGGAGCTTCCGGAGTCGGTGACGTAGGCGGCGTACACCTTTCGGTCCTGCAGTGCGTGGCGGGCCGCGGTCTCGTCGGGGTAGTGCTTCACGTCGAATCCACCGGGCAGTCCGATTTCCAGTCCTCCGGTGACCTGTTCGAGCTGTCGGGTCGTCCCGACGACGGCGACCGGAAGGTCGTGCGGCTGGGGGGCGTGAAAGGCGGCCAGGAACACGCTGACGAAGATCGAGCCGATGATCAGCACGATCCCGACCGGGAGCAGAACCCCCTTCAGCCCAGTGGCCCCTTGCGGCGCTGGAGCGGTGTCCAACGCATGGTGATGGGGCGCGTGGCGCGGTTCGACGGAAGTGGTGGGTGTTGTGGGCATGGGAGGGGGCTCTCATCCTGATTGGAAGCTACCTGATAGTTGTATCATAGAAATATAAGGTGTCTTATCATTGGAGTCGCTCATGAACCGCACGCACGCAGATCCGTCCACGCGCATGGGCTACCTGGCGTGGCAGGTGGTGCATGTCATGGGAACTCGTCTTGAGAGAGCGCTGCGTTCGCTCGACCTCACGGCTGCCCAGCACAACGCTCTGCAGCACGTCGTCTGGACGCCGGGCATCTCCGCCGCGGAGATCGCGCGTCGGACCGGCTTCACCCCCCAGTCCATGGGTGCCGCCGTCAACGCGCTGGTGGACCGCGGCCTCCTGGTGCGCCGAGAGCATCCTTCGAACCGCAGAACCGTGCAGCTGACCATCACCTACAGCGGCGCGAAGCTCGCCGATCGGGCGCGGAAGCTAGTGGAGCGACTGGACACGGAGGCGCTCGCGGTCCTCGCTCCCGCCGAGCGGGCGGTCATTCATTCCTTGCTGCTCCGCGTGCTTGCCGAGCTGAATCCTGACGCCTTGCCGCCTTCGGATCTGCGTGGTGCGGACTCCGGAGTGGCGTGATCTTGGTTGACTTCGCAGGAGAAGCCTTGGTGCGCCTTGTTTCTCTCCTGCGATGTGTTCGCTGCCGTGATGTTGTCACCGGGAGAGCAGCCCGCTGGACGGTGGCTGTGCTTCGGCCTGTCGGCCGAGAGTGTGTGGTCGGGGTCGGCCTGTGGGTCGACCCAGTGCCGGCCGACAGGTCAGGCGGGAGGCGTCTGGCGGTCGTGTACGAGCCCGCTGTCCCAGGCCCAGGCGGCGATCTCTACGCGGTTGCGCACGCCGAGCTTGTCCTTGATGTTGGCCAGGTGGGTCTTGACCGTGCCCAGGGACACGAACAGCTCGCTGCAGACCTCCTGGTTGGTGCGGCCCACCGCCACCAGGCGTACGACGTCGAGTTCGCGCTCGGAGAGCGGATGCGGGACCGCTTCCGGCGGGTGTTGTCCGGCGAGGTGTTTGAGGAGTCGGACGGTGACGGCGGGGGAGATCAGGGCGTCCCCGCGGGCGGCGGAGCGCACGGCCTCGATCAGGAGGGTGGAGCCGGCGTCCTTGAGGAGGAAACCGCAGGCGCCGTTGCGCAGGGCGGTGTAGGCGTAGTCGTCCTGGTCGAAGGTGGTCACCACGACCACGCGGATCGGGTCGACGACGCCTGGCCCGGCCAGGGCCCGGGTGACCTCCAGACCGTCCAGTCTGGGCATGCGGATGTCGACGAGACACACGTCGGGGCGCATCCTGCGGGCGAGTTCGACGCACTCGGCGCCGTCGGCGGCTTCGCCGATCACCTCGAGGTCGGGCTGGGTGTCGAGGATCAGTCGGAAGCCGGTGCGGACCATTTCCTGGTCGTCCGCGATCAGTACGCGCGTCCGTGGACCGTTGCGATCGCTGTCGCCGCTCATGCCGATGATCCTTCCACAGCTGCCAGGACGGGGAAGTCGGCACTCACGCACCAGCCGCCGTCCGCTGTCTGTCCGCAGGTCAGCGATCCCTCCACGGCCTCCACCCGTTCCCGCAGGCCCACCAGGCCGAAGCCGCCCCGCCCGCCGGTCGGTACAGCGGCGCGCGTCTGCGGCGCCGTGTTGCGCACCTCCCCCCGCAACCGGTCGCCGCCGGAGTGCCGGTCCAGTTCGAGGCGGACCACGACGTCCGAACCATGGGCGTGGCGGCGCACGTTCGTCAGCGCCTCCTGCACCACGCGGTGGACGGACGTCTCCACCTCGGGAACCAGCCGGATCCCGCGCACCTCGGGCGCGACGTCCAGCGCCGCGGCGGCGCCGTTCTCGGCGAATGCCGAGACCAAGCGCTCCAGCTCGGTCAGCAGCTCACCCGGGCGGGCGGAGTGGTGATCGTCCTCGCGCAGCACCCGCACCAGCCGGCGCATGGAGTCCAGAGTTTCCCCGCCGGCTCGGGAGATGCCCTCCAGCAGCGGCTTGATCTGCTCCGGCGAGGTCTCCTGGATCATCAGCGCGGCGTTGGCCTGCACGACGATGCCGGTGACGTGGTGGGCGACGAAGTCGTGCAGGTCCCGGGCGAGTTCCAGGCGCTCGTTGTGGCGTACGGAGATCACGGCCCGGGCCCTGCGGGAGTCCAAAAGACGCAGATAGCAACCGAGGCCCACGACACCGCCGACGGCGAACGTCAGCACGAAGGAGAACTGGAGGTAGTCGCCCGTCGTGCTCCCGCGCAGGGGCATGGCGATCACCGCGGCAGCCAGCGCCGCCGACAGCGTCACGGCGGTGACCGGGCGCGTCACCCGCCGCGCGGTCCGGGGGAGCAGTATGAGCAGGGCGACCGTTTCGAGCAGACCCCACGAGCCTGAGATCTGGGCATACCCGCACAGGCCCACGGTCAGGGCCAGGGAGCCCA contains these protein-coding regions:
- a CDS encoding alcohol dehydrogenase catalytic domain-containing protein: MATMLALRAHQGAEALALDEIPVPEPGPLDVVVKVASAGLAPGIMRLLHMGALKHLPTTLGHEAAGVVSAIGRDVTGRAVGDRVRVHPLLNCRECDYCRTDRDMMCDQQAMLGHAAFGDARMPMYEQYHDGGLAEYVRVPHWLIDFLPDTVSFDVAAKVQDLANAVRALKCADLPERATLVVTAATGTMGTATVKLAEHFGVARLILVGRDAERLHRVAGLAGGIPAGVVALDELPENWSTDGTLTRRLRRLAPEGADAVIDFIPEGPALGQTMAGMATGGTLVHMGGNSTPLPLPPIALMMHCWRFVTTRACTRQDTTDVLRLLGTGTLTVDELITHRFPLTEAIKAMDAIQQRADDPMWMTVINP
- a CDS encoding TetR/AcrR family transcriptional regulator; translation: MSRAKTRPSAYEPTRGRPRSEAVQQAILDGVMRLLENGVALADVSVDRIARSAGVSKAAIYRRWSGKEDLFVDVMRAAEPAERTLPGTSMRDDLVVLLESLRQRGLLSRSSAILLNAHAQMRSSPKIWAAYHSSVIIPRRDLGLQVLRRGQLTGELRTDVDLETVIDMFVGPLLIRSFTHRDPDLPDGLPEQIVDTVLHGLRPVSSPRP
- a CDS encoding MarR family winged helix-turn-helix transcriptional regulator, giving the protein MTDAAFPTTTGYLAWQFSQLIAGRLERALRAEDLTLAQHNALQQVLWTPGVSAAEIARRSSITAQSMGAAVNGLVERGLLRREPHPTSRRSMRLFATAEGHTTAARAASIARRVEGETTSPLSSDDKDTIHRLLYRLVEELNPDALAGRSSD
- a CDS encoding ABC transporter permease gives rise to the protein MDTAPAPQGATGLKGVLLPVGIVLIIGSIFVSVFLAAFHAPQPHDLPVAVVGTTRQLEQVTGGLEIGLPGGFDVKHYPDETAARHALQDRKVYAAYVTDSGSSAELLYAGANGPSVTSTVTGAFSGVAKANGEQMSVQDVVPASAGDTRGMSVFYAGFGVVLAGFLFGMMTYQMAPRLEYRWRLASLASFSVLGGILVAVIAGSLGFSALPGPFLGIAGVIALMAAAVASATMAFMRVFGRAGMSLAAVVLFTFGNSTSGGTLPTAYLPDWLHPFSEILPVGVGVRAVQGLSHFNNDGLTAGIAVLVTWILVAAATLFWRDVRGSRGAAVG
- a CDS encoding MarR family winged helix-turn-helix transcriptional regulator; amino-acid sequence: MNRTHADPSTRMGYLAWQVVHVMGTRLERALRSLDLTAAQHNALQHVVWTPGISAAEIARRTGFTPQSMGAAVNALVDRGLLVRREHPSNRRTVQLTITYSGAKLADRARKLVERLDTEALAVLAPAERAVIHSLLLRVLAELNPDALPPSDLRGADSGVA
- a CDS encoding response regulator transcription factor; its protein translation is MSGDSDRNGPRTRVLIADDQEMVRTGFRLILDTQPDLEVIGEAADGAECVELARRMRPDVCLVDIRMPRLDGLEVTRALAGPGVVDPIRVVVVTTFDQDDYAYTALRNGACGFLLKDAGSTLLIEAVRSAARGDALISPAVTVRLLKHLAGQHPPEAVPHPLSERELDVVRLVAVGRTNQEVCSELFVSLGTVKTHLANIKDKLGVRNRVEIAAWAWDSGLVHDRQTPPA
- a CDS encoding sensor histidine kinase, with translation MEPDTPLSPAVRRAITVPLCAGLALVWLFDLVTHYDPQNRWSGWLTLVSGPLAAAALLFPARRPGPDWRAGVAALGSLALTVGLCGYAQISGSWGLLETVALLILLPRTARRVTRPVTAVTLSAALAAAVIAMPLRGSTTGDYLQFSFVLTFAVGGVVGLGCYLRLLDSRRARAVISVRHNERLELARDLHDFVAHHVTGIVVQANAALMIQETSPEQIKPLLEGISRAGGETLDSMRRLVRVLREDDHHSARPGELLTELERLVSAFAENGAAAALDVAPEVRGIRLVPEVETSVHRVVQEALTNVRRHAHGSDVVVRLELDRHSGGDRLRGEVRNTAPQTRAAVPTGGRGGFGLVGLRERVEAVEGSLTCGQTADGGWCVSADFPVLAAVEGSSA